In Cicer arietinum cultivar CDC Frontier isolate Library 1 chromosome 7, Cicar.CDCFrontier_v2.0, whole genome shotgun sequence, a single window of DNA contains:
- the LOC101494218 gene encoding cold-regulated 413 plasma membrane protein 2, whose amino-acid sequence MGRMLMNYLAMKTDPVVTNLIDSDLNELKFAAKKLFNDATMLGGKGVGMSLLRWIASFAAIYLLVLDRTNWKTNMLTSLLVPYIFFSFPGSLFHFFRGEVGKWIAFIAVVSRLFFNKHFPDWMEMPGSMILLLTVAPDLFALKFRNNWIGVAIDLVIGCYLLQEHIRATGGFRNSFTQRHGISNTLGIIFLIIYPVWALVIH is encoded by the exons ATGGGCAGAATGTTGATGAACTATTTGGCTATGAAAACTGATCCTGTTGTAACTAATTTAATCGATTCGGATTTGAATGAACTCAAGTTTGCAGCCAAGAAGCTGTTCAATGATGCAACTATGCTAGGAGGCAAAGGGGTTGGCATGTCTTTGCTTAGATGGATTGCTTCTTTTGCTGCCAT ATATTTACTCGTACTTGATCGCACAAACTGGAAAACCAATATGTTGACTTCATTGTTAGTGCCTTACATATTCTTCAGCTTTCCTGGGTCACTGTTTCACTTTTTCAG aGGAGAAGTTGGAAAATGGATTGCTTTCATTGCAGTCGTGTCGAGGCTTTTCTTCAATAAACATTTCCCTG ATTGGATGGAGATGCCTGGATCAATGATCCTTCTTTTGACGGTAGCCCCTGATTTATTTGCTCTTAAGTTTAGGAACAATTGGATTGGAGTAGCAATTGATCTTGTCATTGGTTGTTACCTCCTACAAGAACATATTAGGGCTACTGGTGGATTCAGAAATTCTTTTACACAAAGACATGGAATATCTAATACTCTTGGCATCATCTTCCTCATAATTTATCCGGTTTGGGCATTGGTTATCCATTAA
- the LOC140918693 gene encoding uncharacterized protein yields the protein MWIGHAANYNHLKVFGCVVYYHVNEGKLTHQSKKRYFVGYPSGVKCYRIWSSKSRKCIISRDVKFYEVDLYKSLTKAANENSHQTEAERFDLKAQQDKIDANPGKNVMFLERELYDYNPLRERKTSKPTQRHGYADMISYALHAAEKIIQEDPINYKSQDKDKWILAMNEELKSLEKNNTWKLIPKPVNSRIVGNKGIFKRNEGIPRVEPPMLKARLVAKGFTQSMKEIEKLRSQLKKEFDMKDLGPTKRILRMKIIKIREQGKLTTSQESYIGKVLNRFNISESKVVNSRLAAHFKLSSAMSPNTNQEAEDMRNIPYASAIGSIMYAMVFSRPYISHIVSATSRFMGNPGMSHCWKTNLQHIVVLSTTEAEYVALAEAVKGRNLAEMIDH from the exons ATGTGGATTGGACATGCTGCTAATTACAATCACTTAAAAGTATTTGGATGTGTTGTATATTATCATGTAAATGAAGGGAAACTAACCCATCAATCCAAGAAAAGGTATTTTGTTGGATATCCAAGTGGTGTAAAATGTTATAGGATATGGTCTTCTAAAAGTAGGAAATGTATCATTAGTagagatgttaaattttatgaaGTTGATCTATATAAGTCCTTAACCAAGGCTGCTAATGAAAATTCACATCAAACTGAAGCTGAGAGGTTTGATCTTAAG GCTCAACAAGACAAGATTGATGCAAACCCAGGAAAAAATGTTATGTTTCTAGAACGGGAATTATATGATTATAACCCACTCAGAGAAAGAAAGACATCAAAACCCACTCAAAGACATGGTTATGCAGACATGATCAGCTATGCATTACATGCTGCTGAAAAAATCATACAAGAAGATCCCATAAACTACAAGTCTCAAGACAAAGACAAATGGATTTTAGCTATGAATGAGGAGCTGAAATCATTAGAGAAAAACAACACTTGGAAACTCATACCTAAGCCTGTCAACTCCAGAATAGTAGGCAACAAAGGAATTTTCAAGAGGAATGAGGGAATTCCGAGAGTTGAACCACCCATGTTGAAAGCAAGGCTAGTAGCAAAGGGATTCACTCAAAG tatgaaagaaatagaaaaattaaggAGTCAGCTGAAGAAAGAATTTGATATGAAGGACTTGGGGCCAACCAAAAGGATCCTAAGAATGAAAATCATCAAAATCAGAGAACAAGGAAAATTGACAACTTCCCAAGAGAGCTACATTGGAAAGGTTCTAAATAGATTCAATATAAGTGAATCAAAGGTTGTCAACTCTCGACTAGCAGCTCACTTCAAACTTTCTTCAGCCATGTCACCAAACACAAACCAAGAAGCAGAAGACATGAGGAATATACCTTATGCAAGTGCCATAGGGAGTATCATGTATGCCATGGTCTTCTCAAGGCCATACATTTCTCATATTGTGAGTGCCACAAGCAGGTTTATGGGAAACCCAGGAATGAGCCATTG TTGGAAAACTAATCTTCAACACATAGTGGTATTATCAACAACAGAAGCAGAGTATGTTGCTCTTGCTGAAGCTGTGAAAGGAAGGAATTTGGCTGAGATGATTGATCACTGA